The following are encoded in a window of Vespula vulgaris chromosome 8, iyVesVulg1.1, whole genome shotgun sequence genomic DNA:
- the LOC127065823 gene encoding forkhead box protein N3-like isoform X3, with the protein MPPDRPDSTESNSSYDVQEELPINEKSIEKNSHSDDDLTSLSWLHQQNLLKGLEISNPSKDIKNENLLNNNVCDDIADFSENTNSVSSLDDSYCSEISSKKTNSTSQSHGQQNYQHSNRNCQKSGQAFNDCMKGHYETSQSDQTKISLSNNNLPVSNRNKHPTHIPYDPHLHRNSKPPYSFSCLIFMAIEDSPVKALPVKEVYAWILDHFPYFRNAPTGWKNSVRHNLSLNKCFRKVEKAPNLGKGSLWMVDAQYRPNLIQALSRAPFPPPTAQNLSTPEKTQRKNASARLPDPVLFPYLSKRLASSNISETPETEIDSDVDAAAAAMLSFKHGPIILNHNRDRKKKILESEKLVPVITRSSSEDHTYSCITSIKLENKYSNEEVSTDFDEQRKIAEGADALLNLAGVNTTPNNNKMHHVQATNPVSKSESVTKSKRRLVSNDYSSTAEKKRKRWREWGEGNRYLKHIRG; encoded by the exons AATCCAATTCGAGTTATGATGTTCAAGAAGAATTACCtatcaatgaaaaatctaTAGAAAAGAACAGTCATTCAGACGATGACTTAACTTCACTCAGCTGGTTACatcaacaaaatttattgaagGGATTAGAAATATCAAACCCTAGCAAGGATATCAAGAACGAAAATCTTTTGAACAACAATGTGTGCGACGACATTGCAGACTTCTCCGAGAATACAAATTCTGTTTCCAGTTTGGACGATAGTTATTGTTCAG AAATTAGCAGTAAAAAGACCAATTCTACATCACAAAGCCATGGACAGCAAAACTATCAGCACTCGAATAGGAATTGTCAGAAGTCCGGTCAAGCGTTTAATGACTGCATGAAAGGTCACTATGAAACTTCTCAGAGTGATCAAACAAAGATATCATTGAGCAACAACAATTTGCCAGTGTCGAATCGCAACAAGCATCCTACACATATCCCTTACGATCCTCACTTACATAGAAATAGTAAACCACCGTACTCGTTCTCCTGTTTAATCTTTATGGCGATCGAGGACAGCCCTGTGAAAGCTCTTCCAGTTAAAGAAGTTTACGCATGGATTTTGGATCATTTTCCATATTTCAGGAATGCTCCTACTGGTTGGAAAAACTCCGTTCGTCATAATCTGAGCCTCAACAAATGTTTTCGTAAGGTAGAAAAAGCTCCA AATTTAGGTAAGGGCTCATTATGGATGGTAGATGCTCAGTATCGTCCAAATTTGATACAGGCATTATCTCGTGCTCCTTTTCCACCTCCGACCGCACAAAATCTTTCTACTCCAGAAAAAACACAAAGGAAGAATGCAAGCGCACGTCTTCCAGATCCTGTCTTATTCCCATACCTATCCAAAAGACTGGCATCTAGCAATATTAGCGAAACTCCtgaaacagagatagatagcGACGTGGATGCTGCAGCCGCCGCTATGCTTTCCTTTAAACACGGGCCAATTATTTTGAATCACAACAGAG accgtaagaaaaaaatattggaatCTGAAAAATTAGTTCCTGTAATCACAAGAAGTTCTAGCGAAGATCATACATATAGTTGTATCACTTCTATCAAATTGGAAAA CAAGTACTCAAACGAGGAGGTCTCTACTGATTTCGATGAGCAAAGGAAAATAGCAGAAGGGGCGGATGCGCTTCTTAATTTAGCGGGCGTTAATACGACAcccaataataacaaaatgcATCACGTACAAGCTACGAATCCTGTATCAAAATCAGAGAGCGTGACAAAATCTAAAAGACGGTTAGTTTCGAACGATTATTCGAGCACAGCGGAGAAGAAACGTAAACGTTGGCGAGAGTGGGGCGAAGGAAATCGGTACCTAAAGCATATTAGAggttaa
- the LOC127065822 gene encoding interference hedgehog-like isoform X3, producing MGSAFTLRGIVTALVYALLHPAIGQRQELGMSFNWHPKPLAAPLGDDVNFECSLNLPPERFQWRHRPLGSDKWTPLARTVNAGAGARTAVVVSFDDKSKAGDYRCVAFYGSSGLASDPARLTLSTMHEFSDKSDIELRVPVGNTVPITCPVPYSVPEAIVQFYKNDKLVQGVELINGRTIAIENAKPSDSAYYYCTANNYITSQTSRSNHMTVLSVHANATRQAPYFSKQPQTEYTVLRGKNVTMECFAAGYPVPRVTWSRLGGTLPSRSVQTKAGLTIINVQPSDRGEYDCAWSNGVAGQPLKSVIILKVAEEPRILKPPKASTFSEGGELELSCTVTGQPEPTVEWLINGETLVPDNNLEIRGSTLLISEVEKKHAGIVQCVASNEYGSDSGYNLLRVNPKQHVSGISESRPEYGLPGSSRHKHTRGGGRRRSKEGKRKGTAVLVPPNQPNVTRLSDVSVMVRWSVPENKGLPIEFFKVQYRQLGQKMNGKQAKWMTANTEIPNHVRSFEVTDLQPDNTYRFRIAAVYSNNDNKLSPNSVRFHLNRDGGFESNRMPIPLLTNTEALNHNEVLLLWQNLDKSTDIDGFYVYHRASTSAGDYVKTTVEGKNSTNITISHLQPDTTYEFKVQSFSVDAASEFSKILRQKTKKAPVEQAVQQVVAENKLKPTASDKNANMYAIIGGVFGGSILLVSIAAIAVVYKRTKIKQSRESSQSEGKPIANGRVTNGGVTDSKINITSNPLAGLDASDDMIQPKI from the exons ATGGGATCCGCCTTCACCCTACGTGGCATCGTCACCGCTCTTGTCTACGCCTTGTTGCACCCTGCAATCG GGCAGAGGCAGGAGCTAGGCATGTCCTTCAATTGGCATCCAAAACCTTTGGCCGCACCGTTGGGGGATGACGTGAATTTCGAGTGCAGCCTCAATCTTCCACCGGAAAGATTTCAATGGCGGCACAGGCCTCTCGGCTCGGACAAGTGGACGCCCCTAGCTCGTACGGTGAACGCGGGTGCTGGAGCCAGGACCGCTGTCGTTGTCAGTTTCGATGATAAGTCGAAGGCCGGCGACTACCGCTGCGTAGCTTTTTATG GCTCCAGTGGATTGGCGTCCGATCCTGCTCGACTGACTTTGTCGACCATGCACGAATTCTCCGACAAGAGTGACATCGAATTACGCGTACCGGTTGGTAATACCGTTCCTATAACATGTCCAGTGCCTTACTCCGTCCCGGAGGCGATAGTACAATTTTACAAGAACGACAAATTGGTGCAAGGAGTCGAACTGATAAACGGTCGTACGATAGCCATAGAAAATGCAAAACCCTCCGACTCGGCGTATTATTATTGCACGgcgaataattatataacgtcTCAGACCTCAAGGAGCAATCACATGACCGTCTTAAGCGTTCACGCAAACGCGACTCGCCAAGCACCGTACTTCTCGAAACAGCCCCAAACCGAGTACACCGTTTTACGTGGCAAAAACGTTACGATGGAGTGTTTTGCCGCGGGCTATCCGGTCCCTCGTGTAACTTGGAGCAGACTGGGTGGTACGTTGCCCTCGAGATCCGTACAAACGAAAGCTGGCTTAACTATAATTAACGTGCAACCTTCCGATCGTGGCGAATACGATTGTGCTTGGAGCAATGGCGTAGCCGGTCAACCACTTAAATCTGTGATCATTTTGAAAGTTGCCGAGGAACCTAGAATCCTGAAACCACCAAAGGCTTCGACCTTCTCCGAGGGTGGCGAGTTGGAACTGTCCTGTACGGTTACCGGTCAACCCGAACCTACCGTCGAGTGGTTAATAAACGGTGAAACTTTGGTGCCCGATAATAACTTGGAGATCCGTGGTTCGACCCTGCTCATATCGGAGGTCGAGAAAAAGCACGCCGGTATAGTCCAGTGCGTCGCAAGTAACGAGTATGGTTCCGATTCCGGCTACAACTTGTTGAGGGTCAATCCGAAACAACACGTAAGTGGTATATCCGAGTCCAGACCGGAGTACGGTCTTCCTGGATCCTCTAGGCACAAACATACCAGAGGTGGAGGTAGGAGAAGGAGCAAAGAGGGGAAACGCAAAGGCACCG CGGTACTGGTCCCACCTAATCAGCCGAACGTTACTCGACTCTCGGACGTCTCCGTCATGGTTAGATGGTCCGTACCCGAGAACAAGGGTCTTCCGATAGAATTCTTCAAGGTTCAATATCGTCAGCTTGGCCAAAAGATGAACGGTAAACAGGCCAAGTGGATGACGGCGAATACGGAGATACCTAATCACGTGCGTTCCTTCGAAGTGACGGATTTGCAGCCCGACAATACTTATCGGTTTAGGATAGCTGCGGTTTACTCGAACAACGACAACAAGCTCAGCCCGAATTCGGTGCGCTTTCATTTGAATCGCGACGGTGGTTTCGAAAGCAACAGGATGCCGATCCCTCTGTTGACGAACACCGAGGCATTGAATCACAACGAAGTCTTGCTCCTCTGGCAAAATCTTGACAAATCAACGGACATCGATGGCTTTTACGTTTATCACCGTGCCTCCACCTCGGCCGGGGATTACGTCAAGACTACGGTCGAGGGAAAGAATTCTACCAACATAACGATATCTCATTTACAACCGGACACCACGTACGAATTTAAGGTACAAAGTTTCTCCGTAGACGCCGCCTCGGAATTTTCCAAGATCCTAAGgcagaagacgaagaaggctCCGGTCGAGCAAGCTGTTCAGCAAGTCGTAGCCGAGAACAAGTTAAAGCCCACAGCGAGCGACAAGAATGCCAACATGTACGCGATTATCGGCGGCGTCTTTGGTGGATCCATTCTCTTGGTCAGCATCGCGGCTATTGCGGTGGTTTACAAGAGGACCAAGATCAAACAGAGTCGTGAATCCTCTCAAAGCGAAG GGAAGCCAATAGCAAACGGAAGAGTAACGAACGGAGGTGTGACCGACTCTAAAATTAACATTACGTCGAATCCACTGGCCGGTCTCGATGCTTCCGACGACATGATCCAGCCTAAG ATCTGA
- the LOC127065822 gene encoding interference hedgehog-like isoform X1, giving the protein MGSAFTLRGIVTALVYALLHPAIGQRQELGMSFNWHPKPLAAPLGDDVNFECSLNLPPERFQWRHRPLGSDKWTPLARTVNAGAGARTAVVVSFDDKSKAGDYRCVAFYGSSGLASDPARLTLSTMHEFSDKSDIELRVPVGNTVPITCPVPYSVPEAIVQFYKNDKLVQGVELINGRTIAIENAKPSDSAYYYCTANNYITSQTSRSNHMTVLSVHANATRQAPYFSKQPQTEYTVLRGKNVTMECFAAGYPVPRVTWSRLGGTLPSRSVQTKAGLTIINVQPSDRGEYDCAWSNGVAGQPLKSVIILKVAEEPRILKPPKASTFSEGGELELSCTVTGQPEPTVEWLINGETLVPDNNLEIRGSTLLISEVEKKHAGIVQCVASNEYGSDSGYNLLRVNPKQHVSGISESRPEYGLPGSSRHKHTRGGGRRRSKEGKRKGTAVLVPPNQPNVTRLSDVSVMVRWSVPENKGLPIEFFKVQYRQLGQKMNGKQAKWMTANTEIPNHVRSFEVTDLQPDNTYRFRIAAVYSNNDNKLSPNSVRFHLNRDGGFESNRMPIPLLTNTEALNHNEVLLLWQNLDKSTDIDGFYVYHRASTSAGDYVKTTVEGKNSTNITISHLQPDTTYEFKVQSFSVDAASEFSKILRQKTKKAPVEQAVQQVVAENKLKPTASDKNANMYAIIGGVFGGSILLVSIAAIAVVYKRTKIKQSRESSQSEGKPIANGRVTNGGVTDSKINITSNPLAGLDASDDMIQPKSGQQSSMEMTSFLNGQNNNGNDHNNADSVGIDVNAPRNEPAPLHQGSPPNEQPL; this is encoded by the exons ATGGGATCCGCCTTCACCCTACGTGGCATCGTCACCGCTCTTGTCTACGCCTTGTTGCACCCTGCAATCG GGCAGAGGCAGGAGCTAGGCATGTCCTTCAATTGGCATCCAAAACCTTTGGCCGCACCGTTGGGGGATGACGTGAATTTCGAGTGCAGCCTCAATCTTCCACCGGAAAGATTTCAATGGCGGCACAGGCCTCTCGGCTCGGACAAGTGGACGCCCCTAGCTCGTACGGTGAACGCGGGTGCTGGAGCCAGGACCGCTGTCGTTGTCAGTTTCGATGATAAGTCGAAGGCCGGCGACTACCGCTGCGTAGCTTTTTATG GCTCCAGTGGATTGGCGTCCGATCCTGCTCGACTGACTTTGTCGACCATGCACGAATTCTCCGACAAGAGTGACATCGAATTACGCGTACCGGTTGGTAATACCGTTCCTATAACATGTCCAGTGCCTTACTCCGTCCCGGAGGCGATAGTACAATTTTACAAGAACGACAAATTGGTGCAAGGAGTCGAACTGATAAACGGTCGTACGATAGCCATAGAAAATGCAAAACCCTCCGACTCGGCGTATTATTATTGCACGgcgaataattatataacgtcTCAGACCTCAAGGAGCAATCACATGACCGTCTTAAGCGTTCACGCAAACGCGACTCGCCAAGCACCGTACTTCTCGAAACAGCCCCAAACCGAGTACACCGTTTTACGTGGCAAAAACGTTACGATGGAGTGTTTTGCCGCGGGCTATCCGGTCCCTCGTGTAACTTGGAGCAGACTGGGTGGTACGTTGCCCTCGAGATCCGTACAAACGAAAGCTGGCTTAACTATAATTAACGTGCAACCTTCCGATCGTGGCGAATACGATTGTGCTTGGAGCAATGGCGTAGCCGGTCAACCACTTAAATCTGTGATCATTTTGAAAGTTGCCGAGGAACCTAGAATCCTGAAACCACCAAAGGCTTCGACCTTCTCCGAGGGTGGCGAGTTGGAACTGTCCTGTACGGTTACCGGTCAACCCGAACCTACCGTCGAGTGGTTAATAAACGGTGAAACTTTGGTGCCCGATAATAACTTGGAGATCCGTGGTTCGACCCTGCTCATATCGGAGGTCGAGAAAAAGCACGCCGGTATAGTCCAGTGCGTCGCAAGTAACGAGTATGGTTCCGATTCCGGCTACAACTTGTTGAGGGTCAATCCGAAACAACACGTAAGTGGTATATCCGAGTCCAGACCGGAGTACGGTCTTCCTGGATCCTCTAGGCACAAACATACCAGAGGTGGAGGTAGGAGAAGGAGCAAAGAGGGGAAACGCAAAGGCACCG CGGTACTGGTCCCACCTAATCAGCCGAACGTTACTCGACTCTCGGACGTCTCCGTCATGGTTAGATGGTCCGTACCCGAGAACAAGGGTCTTCCGATAGAATTCTTCAAGGTTCAATATCGTCAGCTTGGCCAAAAGATGAACGGTAAACAGGCCAAGTGGATGACGGCGAATACGGAGATACCTAATCACGTGCGTTCCTTCGAAGTGACGGATTTGCAGCCCGACAATACTTATCGGTTTAGGATAGCTGCGGTTTACTCGAACAACGACAACAAGCTCAGCCCGAATTCGGTGCGCTTTCATTTGAATCGCGACGGTGGTTTCGAAAGCAACAGGATGCCGATCCCTCTGTTGACGAACACCGAGGCATTGAATCACAACGAAGTCTTGCTCCTCTGGCAAAATCTTGACAAATCAACGGACATCGATGGCTTTTACGTTTATCACCGTGCCTCCACCTCGGCCGGGGATTACGTCAAGACTACGGTCGAGGGAAAGAATTCTACCAACATAACGATATCTCATTTACAACCGGACACCACGTACGAATTTAAGGTACAAAGTTTCTCCGTAGACGCCGCCTCGGAATTTTCCAAGATCCTAAGgcagaagacgaagaaggctCCGGTCGAGCAAGCTGTTCAGCAAGTCGTAGCCGAGAACAAGTTAAAGCCCACAGCGAGCGACAAGAATGCCAACATGTACGCGATTATCGGCGGCGTCTTTGGTGGATCCATTCTCTTGGTCAGCATCGCGGCTATTGCGGTGGTTTACAAGAGGACCAAGATCAAACAGAGTCGTGAATCCTCTCAAAGCGAAG GGAAGCCAATAGCAAACGGAAGAGTAACGAACGGAGGTGTGACCGACTCTAAAATTAACATTACGTCGAATCCACTGGCCGGTCTCGATGCTTCCGACGACATGATCCAGCCTAAG AGCGGACAGCAATCGTCGATGGAAATGACCTCCTTTCTAAACGGCCAGAACAACAACGGCAACGACCATAACAACGCGGACTCCGTTGGAATCGACGTGAACGCTCCCCGTAACGAGCCAGCACCCTTGCATCAAGGATCACCGCCTAACGAGCAACCACTGTGA
- the LOC127065823 gene encoding forkhead box protein N3-like isoform X2: MPPDRPDSTGMERGIELRSNQIFTFQDATYTTKERNNTNAFVESNSSYDVQEELPINEKSIEKNSHSDDDLTSLSWLHQQNLLKGLEISNPSKDIKNENLLNNNVCDDIADFSENTNSVSSLDDSYCSEISSKKTNSTSQSHGQQNYQHSNRNCQKSGQAFNDCMKGHYETSQSDQTKISLSNNNLPVSNRNKHPTHIPYDPHLHRNSKPPYSFSCLIFMAIEDSPVKALPVKEVYAWILDHFPYFRNAPTGWKNSVRHNLSLNKCFRKVEKAPNLGKGSLWMVDAQYRPNLIQALSRAPFPPPTAQNLSTPEKTQRKNASARLPDPVLFPYLSKRLASSNISETPETEIDSDVDAAAAAMLSFKHGPIILNHNRDRKKKILESEKLVPVITRSSSEDHTYSCITSIKLENKYSNEEVSTDFDEQRKIAEGADALLNLAGVNTTPNNNKMHHVQATNPVSKSESVTKSKRRLVSNDYSSTAEKKRKRWREWGEGNRYLKHIRG, encoded by the exons GTAATAATACAAATGCGTTTGTAGAATCCAATTCGAGTTATGATGTTCAAGAAGAATTACCtatcaatgaaaaatctaTAGAAAAGAACAGTCATTCAGACGATGACTTAACTTCACTCAGCTGGTTACatcaacaaaatttattgaagGGATTAGAAATATCAAACCCTAGCAAGGATATCAAGAACGAAAATCTTTTGAACAACAATGTGTGCGACGACATTGCAGACTTCTCCGAGAATACAAATTCTGTTTCCAGTTTGGACGATAGTTATTGTTCAG AAATTAGCAGTAAAAAGACCAATTCTACATCACAAAGCCATGGACAGCAAAACTATCAGCACTCGAATAGGAATTGTCAGAAGTCCGGTCAAGCGTTTAATGACTGCATGAAAGGTCACTATGAAACTTCTCAGAGTGATCAAACAAAGATATCATTGAGCAACAACAATTTGCCAGTGTCGAATCGCAACAAGCATCCTACACATATCCCTTACGATCCTCACTTACATAGAAATAGTAAACCACCGTACTCGTTCTCCTGTTTAATCTTTATGGCGATCGAGGACAGCCCTGTGAAAGCTCTTCCAGTTAAAGAAGTTTACGCATGGATTTTGGATCATTTTCCATATTTCAGGAATGCTCCTACTGGTTGGAAAAACTCCGTTCGTCATAATCTGAGCCTCAACAAATGTTTTCGTAAGGTAGAAAAAGCTCCA AATTTAGGTAAGGGCTCATTATGGATGGTAGATGCTCAGTATCGTCCAAATTTGATACAGGCATTATCTCGTGCTCCTTTTCCACCTCCGACCGCACAAAATCTTTCTACTCCAGAAAAAACACAAAGGAAGAATGCAAGCGCACGTCTTCCAGATCCTGTCTTATTCCCATACCTATCCAAAAGACTGGCATCTAGCAATATTAGCGAAACTCCtgaaacagagatagatagcGACGTGGATGCTGCAGCCGCCGCTATGCTTTCCTTTAAACACGGGCCAATTATTTTGAATCACAACAGAG accgtaagaaaaaaatattggaatCTGAAAAATTAGTTCCTGTAATCACAAGAAGTTCTAGCGAAGATCATACATATAGTTGTATCACTTCTATCAAATTGGAAAA CAAGTACTCAAACGAGGAGGTCTCTACTGATTTCGATGAGCAAAGGAAAATAGCAGAAGGGGCGGATGCGCTTCTTAATTTAGCGGGCGTTAATACGACAcccaataataacaaaatgcATCACGTACAAGCTACGAATCCTGTATCAAAATCAGAGAGCGTGACAAAATCTAAAAGACGGTTAGTTTCGAACGATTATTCGAGCACAGCGGAGAAGAAACGTAAACGTTGGCGAGAGTGGGGCGAAGGAAATCGGTACCTAAAGCATATTAGAggttaa
- the LOC127065822 gene encoding interference hedgehog-like isoform X2: MSFNWHPKPLAAPLGDDVNFECSLNLPPERFQWRHRPLGSDKWTPLARTVNAGAGARTAVVVSFDDKSKAGDYRCVAFYGSSGLASDPARLTLSTMHEFSDKSDIELRVPVGNTVPITCPVPYSVPEAIVQFYKNDKLVQGVELINGRTIAIENAKPSDSAYYYCTANNYITSQTSRSNHMTVLSVHANATRQAPYFSKQPQTEYTVLRGKNVTMECFAAGYPVPRVTWSRLGGTLPSRSVQTKAGLTIINVQPSDRGEYDCAWSNGVAGQPLKSVIILKVAEEPRILKPPKASTFSEGGELELSCTVTGQPEPTVEWLINGETLVPDNNLEIRGSTLLISEVEKKHAGIVQCVASNEYGSDSGYNLLRVNPKQHVSGISESRPEYGLPGSSRHKHTRGGGRRRSKEGKRKGTAVLVPPNQPNVTRLSDVSVMVRWSVPENKGLPIEFFKVQYRQLGQKMNGKQAKWMTANTEIPNHVRSFEVTDLQPDNTYRFRIAAVYSNNDNKLSPNSVRFHLNRDGGFESNRMPIPLLTNTEALNHNEVLLLWQNLDKSTDIDGFYVYHRASTSAGDYVKTTVEGKNSTNITISHLQPDTTYEFKVQSFSVDAASEFSKILRQKTKKAPVEQAVQQVVAENKLKPTASDKNANMYAIIGGVFGGSILLVSIAAIAVVYKRTKIKQSRESSQSEGKPIANGRVTNGGVTDSKINITSNPLAGLDASDDMIQPKSGQQSSMEMTSFLNGQNNNGNDHNNADSVGIDVNAPRNEPAPLHQGSPPNEQPL; encoded by the exons ATGTCCTTCAATTGGCATCCAAAACCTTTGGCCGCACCGTTGGGGGATGACGTGAATTTCGAGTGCAGCCTCAATCTTCCACCGGAAAGATTTCAATGGCGGCACAGGCCTCTCGGCTCGGACAAGTGGACGCCCCTAGCTCGTACGGTGAACGCGGGTGCTGGAGCCAGGACCGCTGTCGTTGTCAGTTTCGATGATAAGTCGAAGGCCGGCGACTACCGCTGCGTAGCTTTTTATG GCTCCAGTGGATTGGCGTCCGATCCTGCTCGACTGACTTTGTCGACCATGCACGAATTCTCCGACAAGAGTGACATCGAATTACGCGTACCGGTTGGTAATACCGTTCCTATAACATGTCCAGTGCCTTACTCCGTCCCGGAGGCGATAGTACAATTTTACAAGAACGACAAATTGGTGCAAGGAGTCGAACTGATAAACGGTCGTACGATAGCCATAGAAAATGCAAAACCCTCCGACTCGGCGTATTATTATTGCACGgcgaataattatataacgtcTCAGACCTCAAGGAGCAATCACATGACCGTCTTAAGCGTTCACGCAAACGCGACTCGCCAAGCACCGTACTTCTCGAAACAGCCCCAAACCGAGTACACCGTTTTACGTGGCAAAAACGTTACGATGGAGTGTTTTGCCGCGGGCTATCCGGTCCCTCGTGTAACTTGGAGCAGACTGGGTGGTACGTTGCCCTCGAGATCCGTACAAACGAAAGCTGGCTTAACTATAATTAACGTGCAACCTTCCGATCGTGGCGAATACGATTGTGCTTGGAGCAATGGCGTAGCCGGTCAACCACTTAAATCTGTGATCATTTTGAAAGTTGCCGAGGAACCTAGAATCCTGAAACCACCAAAGGCTTCGACCTTCTCCGAGGGTGGCGAGTTGGAACTGTCCTGTACGGTTACCGGTCAACCCGAACCTACCGTCGAGTGGTTAATAAACGGTGAAACTTTGGTGCCCGATAATAACTTGGAGATCCGTGGTTCGACCCTGCTCATATCGGAGGTCGAGAAAAAGCACGCCGGTATAGTCCAGTGCGTCGCAAGTAACGAGTATGGTTCCGATTCCGGCTACAACTTGTTGAGGGTCAATCCGAAACAACACGTAAGTGGTATATCCGAGTCCAGACCGGAGTACGGTCTTCCTGGATCCTCTAGGCACAAACATACCAGAGGTGGAGGTAGGAGAAGGAGCAAAGAGGGGAAACGCAAAGGCACCG CGGTACTGGTCCCACCTAATCAGCCGAACGTTACTCGACTCTCGGACGTCTCCGTCATGGTTAGATGGTCCGTACCCGAGAACAAGGGTCTTCCGATAGAATTCTTCAAGGTTCAATATCGTCAGCTTGGCCAAAAGATGAACGGTAAACAGGCCAAGTGGATGACGGCGAATACGGAGATACCTAATCACGTGCGTTCCTTCGAAGTGACGGATTTGCAGCCCGACAATACTTATCGGTTTAGGATAGCTGCGGTTTACTCGAACAACGACAACAAGCTCAGCCCGAATTCGGTGCGCTTTCATTTGAATCGCGACGGTGGTTTCGAAAGCAACAGGATGCCGATCCCTCTGTTGACGAACACCGAGGCATTGAATCACAACGAAGTCTTGCTCCTCTGGCAAAATCTTGACAAATCAACGGACATCGATGGCTTTTACGTTTATCACCGTGCCTCCACCTCGGCCGGGGATTACGTCAAGACTACGGTCGAGGGAAAGAATTCTACCAACATAACGATATCTCATTTACAACCGGACACCACGTACGAATTTAAGGTACAAAGTTTCTCCGTAGACGCCGCCTCGGAATTTTCCAAGATCCTAAGgcagaagacgaagaaggctCCGGTCGAGCAAGCTGTTCAGCAAGTCGTAGCCGAGAACAAGTTAAAGCCCACAGCGAGCGACAAGAATGCCAACATGTACGCGATTATCGGCGGCGTCTTTGGTGGATCCATTCTCTTGGTCAGCATCGCGGCTATTGCGGTGGTTTACAAGAGGACCAAGATCAAACAGAGTCGTGAATCCTCTCAAAGCGAAG GGAAGCCAATAGCAAACGGAAGAGTAACGAACGGAGGTGTGACCGACTCTAAAATTAACATTACGTCGAATCCACTGGCCGGTCTCGATGCTTCCGACGACATGATCCAGCCTAAG AGCGGACAGCAATCGTCGATGGAAATGACCTCCTTTCTAAACGGCCAGAACAACAACGGCAACGACCATAACAACGCGGACTCCGTTGGAATCGACGTGAACGCTCCCCGTAACGAGCCAGCACCCTTGCATCAAGGATCACCGCCTAACGAGCAACCACTGTGA